From a region of the Bradyrhizobium sp. KBS0727 genome:
- a CDS encoding Dyp-type peroxidase, translated as MGDAKAAGGLFARWTLKYRVAADGTISISGNEKASAQDTFDFDDLGADRPWSPVFRRLWLWSLRVVFAFFRTFWPIPRFGRLVIVTRDADVRDVLAKHDIFRVPYGPEMKELGGGAATFVLGLEGVQQQRQHELIRSLIGEQDAKWLIQRTRQIADTLIDASEGRIDIMKDLITRVASETCAEFFGLNVDDPDAFAEWSMSISALLFADPFGNPATRKLALAGAMRVRSVVEAALVKLSVDPPAPPEGLGKTILQRLRDTHISDDEILAIMVGMITGFIPTTTLAAGNIIEELLRKPDGLDAVAAAAKQARSGDDPSARDRLEHLLFEAARLNPALNPGQWRYAAQDGTVTTASGPHRIAAGSILMVATASAMRDRQSKGYELVFGTGVHACLGKTLAMAQITEIFEALLSRDEVRVSKGQWGRIFRVGVFPRRLDMEFKPAFGSQIQSMVTVLAPLTEKADLNAWRHEIEKLVLQPRPNIDDALRSTDVIHFASLNAIDLGDANTPAPYLMLELNGDGNSDALIDAIDASARPWLLQLFRSAANRDTAPAPANTGPSLGELLRASEIKLQARPWGNTGLCFYGLPGQSIASIQQQEELVKFCREAVDYFVKIHAGIGSHATGALQFVRDLIHGAPKLRGMKYPGMQSLVARGPAFQRYLVIPSRQEPPTLCWKQPDSRLAAVLSSPTLRPIYILLAVIAVIVSVLCFKWYDFSLSFAPGDLLTTAGQCAIAVVAGCIGTATLVGIIVGAFIARLHWADVNDRPEDLDPDLAKVREVAKRENAPNCEQNHFLSVSPLKPGWFRRFTLGIALWGIELVVVRAFRPGYIVNMGTIHFARWFRPPGSERLVFLSNYDGSWESYLEDFVTKAYQGQNAAWSNAVGYPRTKWLMSGGAQDGDRFKRWVRRQQQPTQFWFNHFPHLTADQIRNNAVISWELARATTDSQARAWLSYFGSMPKTDTVIETQEVQSVVFRGFKRLPHMKFAALRLPDDPRARADWLASLVPAGSSPHDTVERLQQTEDLMVTFGDRPLSGEEENSATCVAFTAAGLSYLLRGCDDNASTTMATFPTAFNLGMSSRQRILGDDAESEPSSWRWSDANRDTQVHAALLVYGKSQGDCESRFELHRSKLAGAGFAVYELDTQPTENGINYEHFGFRDGISQPVIRGTQRFARGAQPRDIMEPGEFLLGYKSNQGYYPPTPVVARESDPDNQLGSIPTPADSRFGAFQDPRPQVRDFGRNGSFLAIRQLEQHVDEFHDYAKRSAEKLLGDTMDLLPGLIGGEVTGDWIEAKMMGRWHDGVPLIDRPIGPAPPKRSDDDPLDETDTDLNFGVDDPQGLFCPFGAHIRRANPRGSLAPGDDSQLMITNRHRLLRRGRSYQQEGEKGLLFMGLCADLERQFEFIQQSWIGAPGFAGLTNEPDPIVSVKLPDESTRFTIPTSAGSLAVEGSAESFVTVHGGGYFFLPSRSALIFLAKLNQLRVPDRKLVDDASETEVQTS; from the coding sequence ATGGGGGACGCGAAGGCGGCAGGGGGACTATTCGCCAGGTGGACGCTGAAATACAGGGTTGCCGCAGACGGGACGATATCGATATCCGGCAACGAGAAGGCATCCGCGCAAGACACCTTTGATTTTGACGACCTGGGCGCCGACCGGCCGTGGTCGCCGGTTTTCAGACGGCTTTGGCTGTGGTCGCTGCGGGTGGTGTTCGCTTTCTTTCGGACCTTCTGGCCGATCCCGAGGTTCGGCCGACTGGTCATCGTCACCCGCGACGCCGACGTGCGCGACGTGCTCGCGAAGCACGACATCTTCCGCGTGCCCTACGGCCCGGAAATGAAGGAGCTCGGCGGCGGCGCCGCGACGTTTGTCCTCGGTCTCGAAGGCGTCCAGCAACAGCGTCAACACGAACTCATTCGCAGCCTGATCGGAGAACAGGACGCGAAATGGCTGATCCAGCGGACGCGTCAGATCGCCGACACGCTGATCGATGCGTCCGAGGGCCGTATCGATATCATGAAGGATCTCATCACCCGGGTGGCGTCGGAGACCTGCGCCGAATTCTTCGGGCTCAATGTCGACGACCCCGACGCTTTCGCCGAATGGTCGATGTCGATCTCGGCGCTGCTGTTCGCCGATCCGTTCGGCAATCCCGCGACCCGCAAGCTCGCCCTTGCCGGCGCAATGCGCGTACGATCCGTGGTCGAAGCCGCCCTGGTGAAGCTCTCGGTCGACCCGCCAGCGCCGCCCGAGGGCCTTGGCAAAACGATTCTTCAACGTCTCCGCGACACCCATATTTCGGACGACGAAATTCTCGCCATCATGGTGGGCATGATCACGGGGTTCATTCCGACCACGACCCTGGCAGCGGGCAACATTATCGAAGAGTTGTTGCGGAAACCGGACGGACTGGATGCGGTGGCCGCGGCGGCGAAGCAGGCGCGCAGCGGCGACGACCCGTCGGCGCGCGACCGGCTGGAGCATCTTCTGTTCGAGGCGGCACGGCTCAATCCGGCGCTCAACCCGGGGCAGTGGCGCTACGCCGCACAGGACGGCACCGTCACGACGGCGTCGGGTCCACACCGGATTGCCGCCGGATCGATCCTTATGGTCGCGACCGCCTCGGCAATGCGCGACCGCCAGTCAAAGGGCTATGAACTGGTGTTCGGAACCGGCGTGCATGCCTGCCTTGGCAAGACGCTTGCGATGGCGCAGATCACCGAGATTTTCGAAGCACTGCTCTCCAGGGACGAGGTGCGCGTCAGCAAGGGTCAATGGGGACGCATCTTCCGGGTCGGCGTGTTTCCCCGCCGCCTCGACATGGAGTTCAAGCCCGCCTTTGGATCGCAGATCCAGAGCATGGTCACCGTGCTGGCTCCGCTCACCGAAAAGGCCGACCTCAACGCCTGGCGTCACGAGATCGAGAAGCTAGTCCTGCAGCCGCGGCCGAATATCGACGACGCGCTCCGGAGCACCGACGTCATCCATTTCGCATCGCTCAACGCCATCGATCTGGGCGATGCCAATACTCCGGCGCCGTATCTGATGCTGGAATTGAACGGCGACGGGAATTCCGACGCACTGATTGACGCGATCGATGCTTCCGCACGCCCATGGTTGCTGCAGCTGTTCCGCTCGGCGGCAAACCGCGACACGGCGCCTGCTCCGGCGAACACCGGGCCTTCGCTAGGCGAACTGTTGCGGGCCAGCGAGATTAAGCTGCAGGCGCGGCCATGGGGAAACACCGGACTGTGCTTCTACGGCCTGCCCGGCCAGTCGATCGCCAGCATCCAGCAGCAGGAGGAACTTGTAAAATTCTGCCGCGAGGCCGTCGATTATTTCGTAAAGATTCACGCTGGTATCGGCAGCCACGCCACCGGTGCCCTACAGTTCGTTCGCGATCTCATCCATGGCGCTCCCAAACTCCGCGGAATGAAATATCCAGGCATGCAGTCTCTGGTGGCGCGCGGCCCCGCATTCCAGCGCTATCTGGTGATCCCAAGCCGTCAGGAACCACCGACGCTCTGCTGGAAGCAGCCGGACAGCCGTCTCGCCGCGGTCCTCTCCTCGCCGACGCTGCGTCCGATCTATATCTTGCTGGCGGTGATCGCCGTTATCGTCAGCGTGTTGTGCTTCAAGTGGTACGACTTCTCCCTGTCCTTTGCACCGGGGGACCTTCTGACTACCGCCGGGCAGTGCGCCATCGCGGTGGTCGCCGGATGCATCGGCACCGCTACGCTGGTGGGCATCATCGTCGGCGCATTCATCGCACGACTGCATTGGGCCGACGTCAACGACAGACCGGAAGATCTCGACCCCGACCTTGCCAAGGTTCGCGAGGTTGCGAAACGCGAGAACGCCCCCAACTGCGAGCAAAATCATTTTCTGTCGGTTTCGCCGCTCAAACCCGGCTGGTTCCGCAGGTTCACGCTTGGTATCGCCCTGTGGGGAATCGAACTCGTCGTCGTCAGAGCCTTCCGCCCCGGCTATATCGTCAACATGGGGACGATTCATTTCGCGCGCTGGTTCCGGCCGCCGGGGTCGGAGCGCCTGGTGTTCCTCTCCAACTACGACGGCAGTTGGGAGAGCTATCTCGAAGATTTCGTCACCAAGGCCTATCAGGGCCAGAACGCGGCCTGGAGCAACGCCGTCGGTTATCCGCGGACGAAATGGCTGATGAGTGGCGGCGCGCAGGATGGCGATCGCTTCAAGCGTTGGGTGCGCCGCCAGCAGCAGCCGACGCAATTCTGGTTCAATCACTTCCCGCATCTCACGGCAGACCAGATCCGCAACAACGCGGTGATATCCTGGGAATTGGCGCGGGCGACGACGGACTCGCAAGCCCGCGCATGGCTCAGCTATTTCGGCTCGATGCCGAAGACCGACACCGTGATCGAGACGCAGGAGGTGCAGTCTGTCGTATTTCGCGGTTTCAAGCGACTTCCCCACATGAAGTTCGCCGCCCTTCGCCTGCCCGACGATCCCAGGGCTCGCGCCGACTGGCTGGCCTCGCTCGTACCCGCCGGAAGTAGTCCGCACGATACTGTAGAGCGGTTACAGCAGACTGAGGATTTAATGGTCACGTTCGGTGACCGCCCGCTGTCAGGCGAAGAGGAAAACTCGGCTACATGCGTCGCCTTCACGGCGGCGGGCCTGTCCTACCTTCTGCGTGGATGCGATGATAATGCGTCCACCACGATGGCGACCTTCCCCACCGCCTTTAATCTCGGAATGTCGTCCCGCCAGCGCATTCTGGGCGACGATGCCGAATCCGAACCGTCATCGTGGCGCTGGTCGGATGCTAATCGCGACACGCAGGTTCATGCCGCACTTCTTGTGTACGGAAAATCCCAGGGCGATTGCGAGTCCCGCTTCGAGTTGCATCGTTCGAAGCTGGCCGGCGCAGGTTTTGCGGTCTACGAACTCGACACTCAGCCCACGGAAAACGGCATCAACTACGAACACTTCGGCTTCCGCGATGGCATCTCGCAACCGGTCATCCGCGGCACCCAGCGTTTTGCGCGCGGCGCGCAACCCCGCGACATTATGGAGCCTGGCGAATTCCTGCTCGGCTACAAGAGCAACCAGGGCTACTACCCGCCGACGCCCGTGGTCGCCCGCGAGAGCGACCCGGACAACCAGCTTGGATCGATTCCGACACCGGCGGACAGCCGTTTCGGTGCCTTCCAGGATCCGCGCCCGCAAGTGCGCGACTTCGGTCGGAATGGCAGCTTCCTGGCCATCCGGCAACTCGAACAGCACGTCGACGAGTTCCACGATTATGCCAAGCGCAGCGCAGAAAAATTGCTTGGAGACACGATGGACTTGCTGCCGGGCTTGATTGGAGGCGAGGTCACCGGAGACTGGATCGAAGCCAAGATGATGGGACGCTGGCATGACGGCGTGCCGCTGATCGACCGTCCGATCGGACCCGCTCCGCCGAAGCGCAGCGACGACGATCCTCTCGACGAGACGGATACCGACCTGAACTTCGGGGTCGATGACCCACAAGGTCTGTTTTGTCCGTTTGGCGCGCATATCCGCCGGGCCAATCCGCGCGGCAGCCTTGCGCCGGGCGATGATTCGCAGCTGATGATTACCAACCGGCATCGTCTTTTGCGGCGTGGCAGATCCTATCAGCAGGAAGGCGAAAAGGGCCTTCTGTTCATGGGCCTGTGCGCGGATCTCGAGCGCCAGTTCGAGTTCATCCAGCAGTCATGGATCGGCGCTCCCGGCTTCGCCGGGCTTACCAACGAACCGGATCCGATCGTGTCGGTGAAGCTGCCGGATGAATCGACGCGGTTCACGATCCCAACCTCGGCCGGTTCGCTGGCGGTTGAGGGAAGCGCCGAGAGTTTCGTGACGGTTCATGGCGGAGGCTATTTCTTCCTGCCAAGCCGGTCCGCGCTCATATTCCTGGCGAAACTCAATCAGCTTCGTGTTCCTGATCGAAAGCTTGTAGACGACGCCTCTGAAACCGAGGTTCAAACCTCTTAG
- a CDS encoding phosphotransferase family protein produces MNAPNSGEALGRRLEQYLGKHWGESVVVRDLTRIPGGASRETYRFDAEVGGKVRGVILRRDPVGGLIDTDRQTEFMAYQSFHGSVPVPEPLVLETEGGALERPFFIMSRIDGGQVPSVMNLEPYGEHAGAIGRELFAILGRIARRDPATLPIRHCCAAPALADCWRVTLDYWSAVIERDERHPQPIVHAAIRRLRRNPPKPAEKISVVHGDYRSGNFMHDGRGKIIAVLDWEMAHLGDPIEDLAWCFDPLWSHFDDSHVAGTIPEAEAIAIWERESGLRVDPSALAWWKLFSAVKGCAIWTTSAKEFVAGGNDLVLGFTGTYTARRHDRIMADLLARLVEEGWS; encoded by the coding sequence ATGAATGCGCCGAACTCGGGCGAGGCGCTGGGCCGACGGCTGGAGCAATATCTCGGCAAGCACTGGGGTGAGAGCGTCGTGGTGCGCGATCTCACGCGCATTCCCGGCGGCGCCAGCCGCGAGACCTACCGCTTCGATGCGGAGGTCGGCGGCAAGGTCAGGGGCGTGATCCTGCGCCGCGACCCGGTCGGCGGCCTGATCGACACCGACCGGCAAACCGAATTCATGGCCTACCAGTCGTTCCACGGCAGCGTGCCGGTGCCCGAACCGCTGGTGCTGGAGACCGAAGGCGGCGCACTGGAGCGACCGTTCTTCATCATGAGCCGGATCGACGGCGGCCAGGTGCCGTCGGTGATGAACCTTGAGCCTTATGGCGAACATGCCGGTGCCATCGGCCGCGAATTGTTTGCGATCCTGGGGCGTATCGCCCGCCGCGATCCGGCGACGCTGCCGATCCGCCATTGCTGCGCAGCCCCTGCCCTCGCCGACTGCTGGCGTGTGACGCTGGATTACTGGAGCGCGGTGATCGAGCGCGACGAACGTCACCCGCAGCCGATCGTCCATGCCGCGATCCGCCGCCTGCGCCGCAATCCGCCAAAGCCGGCGGAAAAGATTTCCGTGGTTCACGGCGATTATCGCTCGGGCAACTTCATGCACGATGGACGGGGAAAGATCATCGCCGTGCTCGACTGGGAGATGGCGCATCTCGGCGACCCCATCGAAGATCTCGCCTGGTGCTTCGACCCGTTGTGGAGCCATTTCGACGACAGCCACGTCGCCGGTACGATCCCGGAAGCGGAAGCGATCGCGATCTGGGAGCGCGAGAGCGGTCTGCGCGTCGATCCATCCGCGCTGGCGTGGTGGAAACTGTTCAGCGCCGTGAAGGGCTGCGCGATCTGGACCACGTCGGCCAAGGAGTTCGTGGCCGGCGGCAACGATCTGGTGCTGGGATTTACCGGCACTTACACCGCGCGCCGGCACGACCGCATCATGGCGGACCTGCTGGCGCGGCTGGTCGAGGAAGGCTGGTCATGA
- a CDS encoding NAD(P)/FAD-dependent oxidoreductase, with translation MSEGTGSEATKSHHEVIVIGAGVAGIYQIKRLADLGIDALVLDAAPDLGGTWYWNRYPGARFDSESYTYGYSFSKELLEEWHWKERFSAQPENLRYLNYVADKFDLRKYMRFNCKVEKARFDEAENLWRLTLGDGSELTCRFVILAIGLLSVPTPPRLEGMDTFRGRSFHTFYWPHDPVDLTGKKVAIIGTGATAIQIIGEIADKVGDLTVFQRRPNWSAPLNNSPISNEEMADIRARYDEIFAACARTPGGFEHEPDRRGFHEVTREERLALWDKLYDEPGFGIWLSNFREIFTDEAANAEFSAYIADRIRRRVKDPETAEKLIPKDHGFGVQRVPLETLYFEAYNRDNVHLVDISETPIERVTENGLRTSAGDYDFDIIVYSTGFDAITGAFDQIDISGIGGEKLFDKWRDGPSTFLGMLVHGFPNLLMPTGPQSGSASTNFPRGIENGVNWCMDLLEHMWDRGYVSAEPTLAAQERWTAHVTKMYAIMLMRKAKSWFTGYNSNVPGHEHGKVRYFVYNGGTPKYVAAINDVTAKGYEGIVFGGEARGSARPAVRSSAAE, from the coding sequence ATGTCCGAGGGGACCGGGAGCGAGGCGACCAAGTCGCACCACGAGGTCATCGTGATCGGCGCGGGCGTGGCGGGCATCTACCAGATCAAGCGGCTGGCCGACCTCGGGATCGACGCGCTGGTGCTGGATGCCGCTCCCGATCTCGGCGGCACCTGGTACTGGAACCGTTATCCCGGCGCGCGCTTCGATTCCGAAAGCTACACCTACGGCTATTCGTTCTCGAAGGAATTGCTCGAGGAGTGGCACTGGAAGGAACGCTTCTCGGCGCAACCGGAAAATCTGCGCTACCTCAATTACGTCGCCGACAAATTCGATCTCCGAAAATACATGCGGTTCAACTGCAAGGTCGAGAAGGCCCGGTTCGACGAGGCGGAGAATCTTTGGCGGCTCACGCTCGGCGATGGCAGCGAACTGACCTGCCGGTTTGTCATTCTGGCGATCGGCCTGCTGTCGGTGCCGACGCCGCCGCGGCTGGAAGGGATGGACACCTTCAGGGGACGCTCGTTCCACACCTTCTATTGGCCGCACGACCCGGTCGATCTGACCGGCAAGAAGGTCGCGATCATCGGCACCGGCGCCACCGCGATTCAGATCATCGGGGAGATCGCCGACAAGGTCGGCGACCTCACGGTGTTCCAGCGCCGGCCGAACTGGAGCGCGCCGCTCAACAACAGCCCGATCTCGAACGAAGAGATGGCCGACATCCGCGCGCGCTATGACGAGATCTTTGCGGCATGCGCCCGCACCCCCGGCGGATTCGAGCATGAGCCCGACCGGCGCGGCTTCCACGAGGTCACCCGCGAGGAGCGGCTGGCGCTGTGGGACAAGCTGTACGACGAGCCTGGCTTCGGCATCTGGCTGAGCAATTTTCGCGAAATTTTCACCGACGAGGCGGCCAACGCCGAATTTTCCGCCTACATCGCCGATCGCATCCGCCGCCGCGTCAAGGATCCCGAGACCGCGGAAAAATTGATTCCGAAAGACCACGGTTTCGGCGTGCAGCGGGTGCCACTGGAGACGCTGTATTTCGAAGCCTACAACCGCGACAATGTGCATCTCGTCGACATCAGCGAGACGCCGATCGAGCGCGTCACCGAAAACGGCCTGCGAACTTCGGCGGGTGATTACGATTTCGATATCATCGTCTATTCCACTGGCTTCGACGCCATTACGGGGGCGTTCGACCAGATCGACATCAGCGGCATCGGCGGCGAAAAACTGTTCGACAAATGGCGCGACGGTCCCTCGACCTTCCTCGGCATGCTGGTTCACGGTTTTCCGAACCTGTTGATGCCGACCGGCCCGCAAAGCGGTTCGGCCTCGACCAACTTCCCGCGCGGCATCGAGAACGGCGTCAACTGGTGCATGGACCTGCTCGAACACATGTGGGACCGCGGTTATGTCAGCGCCGAACCGACACTGGCGGCGCAGGAGCGGTGGACGGCCCATGTCACCAAGATGTACGCCATCATGCTGATGCGAAAAGCCAAGTCGTGGTTCACCGGCTACAACTCGAACGTCCCCGGCCACGAGCACGGCAAGGTCCGCTACTTCGTCTACAATGGCGGCACCCCGAAATATGTCGCCGCCATCAACGACGTCACCGCCAAGGGCTATGAGGGAATCGTGTTCGGCGGGGAGGCGCGGGGTTCGGCGCGGCCTGCCGTCAGGTCGAGCGCGGCCGAGTAG
- a CDS encoding VOC family protein has translation MSNIAYVTIGAVDGEKSGAFYDAVFGALGSERKVADGGWIGYGKIGPGKTIMDCHTAVCPPFDGKEARAGNGIMIAYQGKSPDEVKTAHAAGLQNGGSDEGAPGFRPPEAQKGFYAAYLRDPTGNKLCVFCVA, from the coding sequence ATGAGCAATATCGCCTATGTCACCATCGGCGCCGTCGACGGCGAGAAATCAGGCGCGTTTTACGATGCGGTCTTCGGCGCCCTCGGCAGCGAACGCAAGGTCGCGGATGGCGGCTGGATCGGCTATGGCAAGATCGGTCCCGGCAAAACCATCATGGATTGTCACACCGCGGTCTGCCCGCCCTTCGACGGCAAGGAAGCCCGCGCCGGCAACGGCATCATGATCGCCTATCAGGGCAAATCGCCCGATGAGGTGAAGACCGCCCATGCCGCCGGGCTCCAGAACGGCGGCTCCGACGAGGGCGCGCCGGGCTTCCGGCCGCCGGAAGCACAGAAGGGCTTTTATGCCGCCTATTTGCGCGATCCCACCGGCAACAAGCTTTGCGTCTTTTGCGTCGCGTGA
- a CDS encoding gamma-glutamylcyclotransferase, which produces MAHYECRKHRSWFDVTADAFVHLPDLRDRVTQPAQSRLRLTPEMFAMWESRARAAGLPASWRLSDEAIEASRLALLGDHHSGEDLWIYSYGSLMWDPGFHFAEVRLADLEGYQRRFTLWIDLGRGSRDYPALMLSLEKQQGCCRGLAFRIAADDVHAESAILWRREMLRGGYAPAMVPMTTPQGPITALAFVSNTAHPSYVGELSFAETAATIASGKGILGTNREYLVQLATQLEALDIRDPYVEQLHVQINAGAGI; this is translated from the coding sequence ATGGCACATTACGAATGCCGGAAGCACAGGAGCTGGTTCGACGTGACCGCGGACGCCTTCGTTCATCTGCCCGATCTGCGCGACCGCGTGACGCAGCCGGCGCAATCGCGGCTGCGGCTGACGCCGGAGATGTTCGCGATGTGGGAGAGCCGGGCCCGGGCCGCAGGGCTCCCGGCAAGCTGGCGGCTGTCGGATGAAGCGATCGAGGCGTCGCGGCTGGCGCTGCTCGGCGATCACCACAGCGGCGAGGATCTCTGGATCTACTCCTATGGATCGCTGATGTGGGACCCCGGCTTTCACTTCGCGGAAGTCCGGCTTGCCGACCTCGAAGGCTATCAGCGCCGCTTCACGCTCTGGATCGATCTCGGCCGTGGGTCGCGCGATTATCCGGCGTTGATGCTGTCGCTCGAAAAGCAGCAAGGCTGCTGCCGCGGCCTGGCGTTTCGCATCGCCGCTGACGACGTGCATGCGGAGTCGGCGATCCTGTGGCGCCGCGAGATGCTGCGCGGCGGCTATGCGCCGGCAATGGTGCCGATGACGACACCGCAAGGGCCGATCACCGCGCTCGCCTTTGTCTCCAACACCGCGCATCCAAGCTATGTCGGCGAACTGTCGTTCGCGGAGACCGCGGCCACCATCGCCAGCGGCAAGGGTATTCTCGGCACCAACCGCGAATATCTCGTGCAACTGGCGACCCAGCTGGAAGCGCTCGACATCAGGGATCCCTATGTCGAGCAGTTGCACGTGCAGATCAATGCCGGCGCGGGCATCTGA
- a CDS encoding phospholipase D-like domain-containing protein → MISNIQAFPTTDGIFVVWDVTVMIPDCLGFALFRQEKGKGSTIVDTWVGFEDQANAHKQGEHRPSTEWPVQKTSWTDFVAPAKAPVRYGVVPVLKDGATAVKLAAKAPDRWTDYVSAQPSGPLAPWFNRGTISAQWLARAIGGDPKSAQTLEKAIATKGNKIRDFLKGALGSRLLELLGEAKDKKRDVFVALYELNDPELIAALCAMKAKAHVVLGNSTGKADATAKETEQNAGVLKKANVDIVRRKIAPARYAHNKFVVFCDDAGNAERVWTGSTNWTRTGLCTQNNNGLEIADAKIAAAFHEHWKIIYKAASTNPKTLATTGDREWDFTVAKSNASVWFTPTSKSGDLKQATKLIKAAEHGAVCLMLNPGPDGLLGPILEKAQDAKLYVRGVLNNFPAQGKDSPKDQLKLLTSNGEQQVFKGKQIADVVRPAGIDASADWWEREIRNTGKFMIAVHSKVIVIDPAGKNPVVMTGSHNFSARASTKNDDNLVIIQGDNVLALTYAARIVSIYGTYRWQAWRNTPEGQKDKGLKRSDTWLSDRIGKGWADTETRFWLGKT, encoded by the coding sequence ATGATCTCGAATATTCAGGCCTTCCCGACGACGGACGGTATCTTTGTCGTTTGGGACGTGACGGTGATGATTCCTGATTGCCTCGGTTTCGCGCTGTTTCGCCAGGAAAAAGGCAAAGGCAGCACGATCGTCGATACATGGGTCGGCTTCGAAGATCAGGCGAACGCGCACAAGCAGGGCGAACATCGGCCGAGTACCGAGTGGCCGGTGCAGAAGACCAGCTGGACGGATTTCGTGGCGCCGGCCAAGGCGCCCGTTCGCTACGGCGTAGTGCCCGTTCTCAAGGACGGCGCGACGGCAGTGAAGCTTGCGGCGAAAGCACCCGATCGGTGGACGGACTACGTGTCGGCCCAGCCCAGCGGACCGCTGGCCCCATGGTTCAACCGAGGGACAATTTCCGCCCAATGGCTGGCCCGGGCGATTGGCGGCGACCCGAAATCCGCGCAAACCCTGGAGAAGGCAATCGCCACCAAGGGAAACAAGATCCGGGACTTTCTCAAGGGTGCATTGGGATCGCGGCTGCTGGAATTGCTCGGCGAGGCCAAGGACAAGAAGCGGGATGTCTTCGTCGCGCTCTACGAACTCAACGATCCCGAACTGATCGCGGCACTCTGCGCGATGAAGGCAAAGGCACATGTCGTTCTTGGCAACAGCACGGGAAAGGCAGACGCCACCGCCAAGGAGACCGAGCAGAACGCCGGCGTCCTGAAGAAGGCGAACGTTGACATCGTGCGTCGCAAGATCGCACCCGCGCGCTATGCCCACAACAAGTTCGTCGTCTTCTGCGACGACGCCGGTAATGCCGAACGCGTATGGACGGGCAGCACCAACTGGACCCGAACCGGCCTTTGCACCCAGAATAACAATGGACTTGAGATCGCGGATGCCAAGATCGCCGCCGCCTTTCACGAGCATTGGAAAATTATTTACAAGGCCGCCAGCACGAACCCAAAGACGCTCGCGACAACCGGCGATCGCGAGTGGGATTTTACGGTGGCAAAATCCAATGCCAGCGTCTGGTTCACGCCGACCTCCAAGAGCGGCGACCTGAAGCAGGCGACAAAACTGATCAAGGCTGCCGAGCACGGCGCGGTGTGCCTGATGCTCAATCCCGGCCCCGATGGGCTGTTGGGTCCAATTCTGGAGAAAGCGCAGGATGCCAAGCTTTATGTGCGCGGGGTCCTGAACAATTTCCCGGCGCAGGGCAAGGACAGTCCGAAAGACCAGCTGAAGCTTCTCACCAGCAACGGCGAACAGCAGGTGTTCAAGGGAAAGCAGATCGCCGACGTGGTCCGTCCCGCGGGCATCGACGCCTCGGCGGACTGGTGGGAACGCGAAATCAGGAACACCGGCAAATTCATGATCGCCGTCCACAGCAAGGTCATCGTGATCGATCCTGCCGGCAAGAATCCGGTCGTCATGACCGGCTCCCACAATTTCAGTGCCCGGGCCAGCACCAAGAACGACGACAATCTCGTCATCATCCAGGGGGACAATGTACTGGCGCTCACCTACGCCGCGCGCATTGTCAGCATCTACGGCACGTATCGCTGGCAGGCCTGGCGCAACACGCCGGAAGGCCAGAAGGACAAGGGGCTGAAACGCAGCGATACCTGGCTGAGCGACCGGATCGGAAAGGGATGGGCCGACACCGAAACGCGGTTCTGGCTCGGCAAGACCTGA